The genome window CAGAAAATGAAACGATTCGCCGGCGCGTGGAAAAAATATCGCTTACGGCGTACCGCACCATGCTGGAGGCCGGGGCGGAGTTTGTTTACAAAGACGGTCGCCTGAAGCGTGAATACCCGCCCGGCTACGAACACGTAGTGGAACAGTACATTGCCCTGGCAAAGAAATACCACCTGACGTCTGCCGGAGAGCGTCATCCCTTTCCGCAGTTTGAAAAGCGGCTGCGGACGGACTACCTACAGGGAATCCCGGCCGTTAAGCTGGAAAATGCCGTCTGGAAATTGATTGTCACACCGAAAAATAACGGCAAAATGGTGGTCATGGAGCACAAACCGGACGGACGCCAGCTGTTGCAGATGCTTCCCAATAACTTTATGTACGGGGCTTTTGATGAGGTTCCCGGCAAATACATGGATTTAAGCAAGTTAAAGATTCCATTCAAGGCAAACGTCAAGGGTGACACCCTGTTTTTGGTGCGGCGTCTTACAGATGGTTCGGTTTACCAGCGGGCTATCTGGCTTACGCCCGCAAAACCGGGAACGATTTTTTGCCGAACCACAATCCGGCACAATGGAACGAAGCCGGGGACCTACCAGCTTGTGGTGCACCCGGAGTTTTACACCGGCACCACCAGCCCGGACAGCAAAATTCTCAGCGCGTACGTGCGGTTCAAGGGCAAATGGGTGTGTTACAACGAGGGTCTCAATGCTGATCAAGGACCGGGTGTACACTGGTTAGTAGATGCCAAAGATGGCGGGGCCCATGCCTATTTCAACCACAAGGATCGGTTCGGAGTACTGGAAACCTACGATCCGTCCAAAATTGAAAAGCTGCGGACCTGGTGGGTTCCCGATGAGGCGCTGATCAACCTGGAACTGCAAACCCGAAAAGTGACATTGAAAAAGGGAGAGCGGTTTTCGTTCACGTACGCCTTTCAGTACTTGACACACTGGCCCCCGGAAGGCAAGTAAGCGGCAGAAACCGCCGTATCCACAGGCTTTATGCCTGCGAATGGCAAGGCCGCCGTCAGATGGACAAAATTAGGAATGTTGGCATGCAATCCCATCGCTACCAGTCGCTAAGGAGATTGCTTCGCTCGCGGCGCTTGCTCGCAATGACAGGATAGTCTCGTACCCTTCTGAAAGGTTAAGCCCTTCGCAAGGATACAGGCTGAAAAGAAAATAAAAAAATGGTGAATTAAGGGATAACTCTAATGCGAAAAATGTCTATTTTAGCTGTGACTGGCCTGTTACTCCTCAGCGCCTGTGCCCGTCCAAAACCCGAAACCCGGTTGTTTCCCACGCCGCAAATCCCATTTCACCCCAAGACCTACGTCTGCTACCAGACTCCGGTTCCCGTTCAAATCGACGGCCGTTTGGACGATCCGGCATGGAAAAAAGCTGTCTGGACGGATGATTTTGTGGACATTCGAGGGAAGGCGGCTCCCAAGCCCCGCTTTCGAACACGGGTGAAAATGCTCTGGGATAAGCGCTATTTTTACGTGGCGGCCGAACTGTCGGAACCGGACGTGTGGGCCACACTGACGCAGCACGACGCGGTGATTTATCACGACAACGATTTTGAGGTGTTCATCGATCCGGACGGCGACACGCACGATTATTACGAGTTTGAAATCAATGCCTTGAACACCGGCTGGGATCTCCTGCTGACGCGGCCATACCGGGACGGCGGGGACGCTGTGAATGACTGGGACATTCACGGGCTGAAATCGGCTGTTCAGGTAAACGGGACATTAAATCACCCGGGTGATGTCGACCGCGGCTGGACGGTGGAGTTGGCGTTCCCCTGGGAGGCCCTTGCGGAATGCGCTCACAAACCGGCTCCTCCCCGGGACGGCAACCAGTGGCGGATAAACTTTTCGCGCGTGGAGTGGCGGGTGCAGGTTCAAAACGGTACCTACGAA of Calditrichota bacterium contains these proteins:
- a CDS encoding carbohydrate-binding family 9-like protein; this translates as MRKMSILAVTGLLLLSACARPKPETRLFPTPQIPFHPKTYVCYQTPVPVQIDGRLDDPAWKKAVWTDDFVDIRGKAAPKPRFRTRVKMLWDKRYFYVAAELSEPDVWATLTQHDAVIYHDNDFEVFIDPDGDTHDYYEFEINALNTGWDLLLTRPYRDGGDAVNDWDIHGLKSAVQVNGTLNHPGDVDRGWTVELAFPWEALAECAHKPAPPRDGNQWRINFSRVEWRVQVQNGTYEKQCDPRTGKPLPEDNWVWSPQGLINMHYPEMWGFVQFSKKAVGMGQEDFQPKEIDSVKWALRKVYYAEQTAYLNQKHFVKAIPARWAPKGFPLTIVSGTDFFVATIQSRDGVLWHIREDGLVWKGKE